A DNA window from Rhineura floridana isolate rRhiFlo1 chromosome 11, rRhiFlo1.hap2, whole genome shotgun sequence contains the following coding sequences:
- the LOC133366632 gene encoding uncharacterized protein LOC133366632 encodes MPPKKVQQKKGVRVLKQANKRPSSLQHQSSDDDEDLGTIRALVARVEALEKERRQPKDVDEGPSSGPVGLLSIPIPVRIILCGHSILFWAHRRASSSAPGTQLQLSATATVHWVARRGMLWDAFLPSVCRIMSSMDRPHILLIHLGENDLVQSPGVDLLVKVTRDLTWLINSYPHLIIVWSDMLVRRVWRGAIHPNRIERSRKWVNRKIRALVLSRGGAFIPHDRIRFHASHLFRGDGVHLSDQGCDLFLEDIMKGLRVLLSSLGGVDQA; translated from the exons atgcctcccaagaaggtgcaacagaagaaaggggttcgTGTGCTGAAGCAGGCCAACAAGCGCCCTTCTTCACTGCAGCATCAATCctctgatgatgatgaagatttggggaccatccgtgccttggtcgCTAGAGTTGAAGCGCTTGAAAAGGAACGCAGGCAGCCTAAGGATGTCGATGAGGGTCCCAGTTCTGGACctgtag gTTTGCTAAGCATCCCTATTCCCGTGAGGATCATCTTGTGCGGCCACtccattttgttttgggctcatcggagggcttcttcgtctgctcctgggacccagctgcagctttctgctactgctacagttcactgggtagcccggaggggcatgttatgggatgcgtttttgccttctgtgtgtCGTATTATGTCTTCTATGGATCGGCCACATATATTGTTgatccatttaggggaaaatgatttggtgcagagtCCAGGTGTGGACCTGCTTGTTAAGGTCActcgcgatctcacgtggcttattaattcatatccacaccttataattgtgtggtcagacatgcttgttagaagggtgtggaggggtgctattcATCCCAACAGGATCGAAAGATCacggaaatgggtgaataggaagatcagggctcttgtcctgtcgcgtgggggggcattcattccccatgacaggattaggttccatgcctcacatttgtttcgtggggatggtgttcatctttcagaccaggggtgtgatttgtttttggaggatattatgaagggtttaagggttttgttgtcttcattgggtggagtggaccaagcttga